CCGCGCCGCCGCGTTCCGCACGCGCTTCGGCGAGCTGCAGGGTAACGCCACGACCCGCGTGCCCCGCGGGTATGCCGCCGATCACCCTGCGGCGGACTTCCTGAAGTTTCGCCAGTTCCACGGCGGCGCGGAGTTCCCCGCCGCGTTCGCGCACAGCCGCGAGTTCTATCCGACACTGCTCGCCACGTTCAAGGCGTTGATGCCGCTTGTCCGGTTCCTGAACGCGCCGCTCGTCGCCGGACACAGAGAGAATCAGCTGACCCTGGCCGCTGGAATGGAGACAGAAATCCGCCGACGTCGCGCTCGCTAGACGACGCCGGCACGTGCCGCACGCGATCGGCGCGCAGCCCAGGCGCTGGCCGCCGCAGCGCAGATTCTGCGCACCCCTACGATCATCTGGTGGTCTGACCCCCGTCTGACCCCGGTCGGACCCCGGTCTGACCCCGGCCGCCGGGCCCCCGGCCGCCGGGCGGCAGATTCGTGACGAAATAGCGCGCGATCAGTTGATAGATGTGCGGGGTCGTGCCAGGGCCTTCCGAGATGGCGTGCGTGCGATTGGGGTAGACCATCAGGTCGAACCGCTTGCCGAGCTCGACGAGGCGGTTGACCAGCCGCTCCGTGCCCTGGTAATGCACGTTGTCGTCGCCGGATCCGTGGACGATGAGCAGGCGACCTCGCAGGCCGGCCGCGAAGTTGATGGACGAGCCGCGGCCGTAGCCGTCTTCGTTCCTGTCGGGCACGCCCATGTAGCGTTCCTGATAAATCGTGTCGTACAGCTTCTGATCGGGGACAGGCGCCACCGACACGCCGACCTTGAACACGTCAGGATCGCGGAACATGCAGTTGAGCGTGTCCGAGCCGCCGCCGCTCCAGCCCCAGATCCCGATGCGATCCGGATCGACGTAAGCGCGCGAGGCCGCGAAGGCCTTCACGGCCGCCGCCTGCTCCGCCGCGGCGAGTTCGCCGACCGCTCCGTAAATCACCTTCCGCCAGGCGGCCCCCTTCGGCGCCGGCGTGCCGCGGTTGTCGAAGCTGACGACGAGATAGCCCGCGTCGGCGAGCGCGCGGTGGAACAGCGTGCCGTCGCCGCCCCATCGATCGGTCACCGTCTGCGCGGCCGGCTCGCCGTAGACCTGGACGATGACCGGATACTTCCTGGACGGATCGAACGCGCGCGGCTTGATCATCCAGCCGTCGAGCGTCACCCCGCCGCCCACCGCCACGCGCAGGGACTCGACCGGCGGCTGCAGAAGGCCGGCGAGCGCCGCCTGCAGCGCCGAGGGATCGGTCAGCGTTCGCAGCAGCCGGTGGTCCGGCAGCGAGATCACGTCCATCGCGGCGACGCGGTCGAACGACGAATAGGTGTGAAACGCGAGCCGCGCGCCGGGGGCGGGCGTGTAGGTGTGCCATCCGGGCCGATCCGACGGCGTGACGCGCACCGGCGCCGAGGAGCCGTCGAGCGGCGCGCGATAGAGGTAACGCTCGGTGGCGGCGTCCGGCGACGCCAAAAAGTAGACAGTGCCGGCGTCCTCGCTGACGCCGACCATGTCCGTGACCTCGGCGTCGAAGTTCGTGATCAGCGCCGCCGGGCCACCCGAGCGCGGCACCCTGTAGATGTGCCGCCAGCCGTCACGCTCGCTCAGCCACAGAAACGCCCGGGCGTGATCGATCCATTCGATCTCGCTCTGCACGTCGACCCAGGTGGGATGACCGTCCATCTCGTAGGCGCGATCCTGGAACACGCGCGTGACGCCGCCCGTCGCCGCGTCGGCGAGGAACAGGCTGTTCTCGTTCTGTTCGCGGTTCAGTTGCTGCATCGCGACCGTCGAGGCGTCGATCCAATCCAGGCTGGCGACATACGTGTTGCGGGGATCGCCCGGGAGGCGCACCCAGCTCGTGGCGCCGCCAGTCGCCGGAACGAGGCCGACGCGGACGGCGGAGTTGGCCGTGCCGGGTTTGGGATAGGCGTAGGTGGTCGTCGTTGGATAGAGGGCTGAGGTGTCGTTGACGAGCGTCATGTTGCCGACGCCGCTCGTGTCGAACTGCCAGTAGGCGATGCGGGCGCCATCAGGACTCCACTGGAAGCCGTCGCGGATGTCGAGCTCTTCCTCGTTGACCCAGTCGGAGGTGCCGTTGACGATGGTGCCGGCGGTGGCCGGCGCCCAGGCGGCACCGCCGGGCGGCGCGGTGCCGTCGGTGGTGAGCGGCGTGATCGCCCCGGTCGCGATCTGCTCGACGTAGATGTTGTTCTGGCGCACGTAGGCGACCCGCGCGGCGTCGGGCGAGAACTTCGCGAACATCAGCGAGGATTCCGGCGCGTCGCCGCCCAGCTTCTTCTGCGAGCCGTTCGCGACGTCGATCACGTAGTAGTCGCCGCGCGTCTCCTGGCGCCACACCTTTCTGGTGTTGGTGAAGACCAGCAGCCGGGTGCCGTCGGCCGACCATGCGTAGTCGTCGACGTCGAGCGGCGTCCGGGCCTGCACCGACCGTGCGCCGCTGGCCGCGTCGTAACGCGCGATCTCGCTCCCTTGCCCGCGGCGTTCGACGATCGCGTAGGCGCTGCCGTCGGGCAGCCAGCGCGCCGGCCCGAACCGCGGCGCCTCGTAGGCGTGGTCCTTGTAGATTCGGTCGA
The window above is part of the Vicinamibacterales bacterium genome. Proteins encoded here:
- a CDS encoding DPP IV N-terminal domain-containing protein, whose translation is MSSSRSFATAAIAVALLAVAGAQQADVRTALETQIDRIYKDHAYEAPRFGPARWLPDGSAYAIVERRGQGSEIARYDAASGARSVQARTPLDVDDYAWSADGTRLLVFTNTRKVWRQETRGDYYVIDVANGSQKKLGGDAPESSLMFAKFSPDAARVAYVRQNNIYVEQIATGAITPLTTDGTAPPGGAAWAPATAGTIVNGTSDWVNEEELDIRDGFQWSPDGARIAYWQFDTSGVGNMTLVNDTSALYPTTTTYAYPKPGTANSAVRVGLVPATGGATSWVRLPGDPRNTYVASLDWIDASTVAMQQLNREQNENSLFLADAATGGVTRVFQDRAYEMDGHPTWVDVQSEIEWIDHARAFLWLSERDGWRHIYRVPRSGGPAALITNFDAEVTDMVGVSEDAGTVYFLASPDAATERYLYRAPLDGSSAPVRVTPSDRPGWHTYTPAPGARLAFHTYSSFDRVAAMDVISLPDHRLLRTLTDPSALQAALAGLLQPPVESLRVAVGGGVTLDGWMIKPRAFDPSRKYPVIVQVYGEPAAQTVTDRWGGDGTLFHRALADAGYLVVSFDNRGTPAPKGAAWRKVIYGAVGELAAAEQAAAVKAFAASRAYVDPDRIGIWGWSGGGSDTLNCMFRDPDVFKVGVSVAPVPDQKLYDTIYQERYMGVPDRNEDGYGRGSSINFAAGLRGRLLIVHGSGDDNVHYQGTERLVNRLVELGKRFDLMVYPNRTHAISEGPGTTPHIYQLIARYFVTNLPPGGRGPGGRGQTGVRPGSDGGQTTR